One window of the Allosaccharopolyspora coralli genome contains the following:
- a CDS encoding glycoside hydrolase family 13 protein — MTENVLSPATSTRAAAWWRDAAIYQVYIRSFADGNGDGVGDIAGIRAKLPYLRDLGVDALWINPWYLSPMADAGYDVADFREIDPMFGTVAEAERLVAEAHEHGLRVIPDLVPNHTSDQHRWFQEALAAGRGSPQRERYLFREGRGEHGELPPNNWQAVFGGDAWTRVTEPDGAPGQWYLHLFAPEQPDLNWQHPEVRREFEDVLRFWFDRGIDGFRIDVAHGLIKDPELPDVPEHVRVGDGSHPHWDRDEVHEIYRRWREIADSYDGDRTFVAEAWAETPERLARYVAPGGLHTAFNFDFLQTPWDAGEMRKSIDRTTAALNAVGAPATWVLSNHDVTRHLSRYGRPAQDWKPGEQYQPNGRLDVELGLRRSRAAALLTLALPGGAYIYQGEELGLSEVEDLPENVLQDPTWERSGNTVRGRDGCRVPIPWSGEVTPFGFSPDGSREPWLPQPEHWKDHTVEDQEGDSRSMLELYRRALWLRRQLPALGAGTLRWLDAPDGVLAFAREPGFVCVVNLSAEPYALPEHSEILHQSGPLDRAALPPETAVWLAA; from the coding sequence ACGGCGTCGGGGACATCGCGGGAATCCGGGCGAAGCTGCCGTACCTGCGCGACCTCGGCGTCGACGCGCTCTGGATCAACCCGTGGTATCTGTCCCCGATGGCCGACGCGGGCTACGACGTCGCGGATTTCCGGGAGATCGACCCGATGTTCGGCACTGTGGCCGAGGCGGAACGGCTTGTCGCCGAGGCACACGAGCACGGCCTGCGGGTGATCCCGGACCTGGTGCCGAACCACACCTCCGATCAGCATCGCTGGTTCCAGGAAGCGCTCGCGGCGGGGCGGGGCAGCCCGCAACGGGAGCGCTACCTGTTCCGCGAGGGGCGGGGCGAGCACGGTGAACTGCCGCCGAACAACTGGCAGGCGGTGTTCGGCGGCGACGCGTGGACGCGCGTCACGGAGCCGGACGGCGCGCCGGGGCAGTGGTACCTGCACCTGTTCGCGCCCGAGCAGCCCGACCTGAACTGGCAGCACCCGGAGGTCCGGCGGGAGTTCGAGGATGTGCTGCGGTTCTGGTTCGACCGTGGCATCGACGGGTTCCGCATCGACGTCGCGCACGGACTGATCAAGGATCCGGAGCTGCCGGACGTTCCGGAACACGTGCGGGTCGGTGACGGCTCCCATCCGCACTGGGACCGGGACGAGGTGCACGAGATCTACCGGCGCTGGCGGGAGATCGCGGACTCCTACGACGGTGATCGCACGTTCGTCGCCGAGGCGTGGGCGGAAACCCCGGAGCGGCTGGCACGGTACGTGGCACCCGGCGGTCTGCACACGGCGTTCAACTTCGATTTCCTTCAGACTCCGTGGGACGCAGGGGAAATGCGCAAGTCGATCGACCGGACGACGGCGGCCTTGAACGCGGTGGGTGCTCCGGCCACCTGGGTGCTGTCGAACCACGACGTCACCCGCCACCTGAGCCGCTACGGACGGCCCGCGCAGGACTGGAAGCCGGGGGAGCAGTACCAGCCGAACGGCCGGCTGGACGTCGAGCTGGGCCTGCGCAGGAGCCGCGCCGCCGCGCTGCTCACGTTGGCGTTGCCCGGAGGCGCCTACATCTACCAGGGCGAGGAACTCGGTCTGTCCGAAGTGGAGGACCTGCCCGAGAACGTGCTTCAGGATCCGACCTGGGAACGGTCCGGCAACACGGTTCGTGGCCGTGACGGGTGTCGGGTGCCGATCCCGTGGTCCGGCGAGGTCACCCCGTTCGGCTTCAGCCCCGACGGGTCCCGCGAGCCGTGGCTGCCGCAGCCGGAGCACTGGAAGGACCACACGGTCGAGGACCAGGAGGGCGACTCCCGCTCGATGCTCGAGCTCTATCGGCGTGCACTGTGGCTGCGGCGTCAGCTCCCGGCGCTCGGTGCGGGCACCCTGCGGTGGCTCGACGCGCCGGACGGCGTGTTGGCCTTCGCCCGCGAGCCGGGATTCGTGTGCGTGGTGAACCTCTCGGCCGAGCCGTACGCACTGCCGGAGCACAGCGAGATCCTGCACCAGAGCGGTCCGCTCGACCGGGCGGCCCTGCCGCCCGAGACCGCTGTCTGGCTGGCGGCGTGA
- a CDS encoding siderophore-interacting protein — MRTTTTAPAHRESAPAARTDAAPAFAILRATVTAVRKPAPDMVRLTLGGEELAWMTNGGLDQRIKLLFPRSGQDEPVLPADRGYPALRLMPEEQRPHVRTYTVRAHRPQQREFDVDVVLHGDAGPGSSFARYARPGDRLAVFVPHVDHPHPERLSGVEFRTERVVDDVVLVGDETALPAMASILDEVPADVRVRALVEVPEVVDTHYLRSGVSGEIRWLARGDRPRGEVLLREVRALDLADPYVWIAGESRTVTSVRRTLVDEFGVDRRRITFLGYWRCGATEDAARANPAIATHA, encoded by the coding sequence ATGCGCACGACGACCACGGCGCCCGCACACCGGGAGTCCGCTCCCGCGGCGCGTACCGACGCAGCCCCCGCTTTCGCGATTCTGCGTGCGACCGTGACCGCAGTCCGCAAGCCCGCCCCGGACATGGTCCGGCTGACCCTCGGAGGCGAGGAGCTCGCGTGGATGACCAACGGCGGCCTCGACCAGCGCATCAAGCTGCTGTTTCCGCGGTCGGGGCAGGACGAACCGGTCCTGCCTGCCGACCGCGGTTACCCGGCGCTGCGGCTGATGCCGGAGGAGCAGCGTCCGCACGTGCGGACCTACACGGTGCGCGCCCACCGGCCGCAGCAGCGCGAGTTCGACGTGGACGTCGTGCTGCACGGCGACGCCGGTCCGGGCTCGTCGTTCGCCCGGTACGCGCGACCCGGTGATCGTCTCGCGGTGTTCGTTCCGCATGTCGACCATCCCCACCCCGAACGGTTGTCCGGAGTGGAGTTCCGGACCGAGCGGGTCGTCGACGACGTCGTGCTGGTCGGCGACGAGACGGCGCTGCCCGCGATGGCCAGCATCCTCGACGAAGTGCCCGCCGACGTGCGCGTCCGCGCGCTGGTCGAGGTACCGGAGGTCGTCGACACGCACTATCTGCGCTCCGGCGTCTCCGGCGAGATTCGATGGCTCGCGCGAGGGGATCGGCCGCGCGGAGAGGTGCTGCTGCGCGAGGTCCGGGCGCTCGACCTCGCGGACCCGTACGTCTGGATCGCGGGCGAATCGAGAACGGTCACCTCGGTGCGGCGCACGTTGGTCGACGAGTTCGGCGTGGACCGAAGGCGCATCACGTTCCTCGGCTACTGGCGCTGCGGCGCCACCGAGGACGCGGCACGAGCGAACCCGGCGATCGCGACCCACGCCTAG
- a CDS encoding dimethylarginine dimethylaminohydrolase family protein: MSSTESATFGVRSTTAPLRRVLLRRPAVSGDFTAAQWRSPDPALLADQHSRFVEVLAAAGCVVEVAEPADGLVDACYVRDPAMVTSGGAILFDMGKSSRRGEPELLGSWFAANGIPVLGRLSGAARAEGGDMVWLDENTLLVGRSYRTNDEGIRQLSALLADEGARVEAVDLPHDRGPEHVLHLMSVLSPVAPDLAVVYPPLAPVRLLQLLRERGVELVAVDDEEYRAMACNVLAVRPREVVMLQGNPRTEAALRERGCVVHTYDGSEISLKGDGGPTCLTLPLLCG, translated from the coding sequence ATGTCTTCCACTGAGTCCGCCACCTTCGGTGTCCGTTCGACGACCGCGCCCCTGCGACGGGTGCTGCTGCGCAGGCCGGCCGTGAGCGGAGACTTCACGGCTGCGCAGTGGCGTTCGCCGGACCCCGCCCTGCTCGCGGACCAACACTCTCGATTCGTCGAGGTGTTGGCTGCTGCCGGGTGCGTCGTCGAGGTCGCCGAACCCGCCGACGGGTTGGTCGACGCCTGTTACGTGCGCGACCCGGCGATGGTCACCTCCGGCGGAGCAATCCTGTTCGACATGGGCAAGTCGTCCCGGCGCGGTGAACCCGAGTTGCTCGGTTCCTGGTTCGCCGCGAACGGGATTCCCGTACTCGGCCGGTTGAGCGGTGCGGCACGTGCCGAAGGCGGGGACATGGTGTGGCTGGACGAGAACACCCTGCTCGTCGGGCGCAGTTACCGCACCAACGACGAAGGCATCCGGCAGCTGTCCGCACTACTGGCCGACGAAGGTGCGCGAGTGGAGGCCGTCGACCTTCCGCACGATCGCGGACCAGAGCACGTCCTGCACCTGATGTCGGTGCTCTCCCCGGTCGCACCGGACCTGGCCGTGGTGTACCCGCCGTTGGCGCCGGTCCGGCTTCTGCAGCTGCTGCGTGAGCGAGGCGTGGAGCTCGTCGCGGTCGACGACGAGGAGTACCGGGCAATGGCGTGCAACGTGCTCGCTGTCCGGCCCCGCGAGGTCGTCATGCTCCAGGGCAACCCGCGCACCGAGGCGGCCTTGCGGGAACGCGGCTGTGTGGTGCACACCTACGACGGGTCGGAGATCTCGCTGAAGGGCGACGGAGGACCGACTTGCCTCACCCTGCCCCTGTTGTGTGGGTAG
- a CDS encoding LysM peptidoglycan-binding domain-containing protein: MSRQFGKHRRISARRRSTRSVLTGTALTGAVVAAPFAFAAPANAASMDTWDQVAECESGGDWHIDTGNGYTGGLQFSSSTWSGFGGTEYASNAKAATREQQIAVAERVLQEQGPGAWPVCSKEAGLTKGGLENQDPAAGGSGSAQTSGSESSGEASAGGQSEQAPSGGGEYTVRPGDTLGTIAAQQGTSPQQLFEQNSDQLQDRNLIFPGQQLAV, encoded by the coding sequence ATGTCTCGACAGTTCGGCAAGCACCGCAGGATTTCCGCGCGTCGGCGCAGCACCCGTTCCGTGCTCACCGGCACCGCCCTGACCGGTGCCGTGGTCGCCGCACCGTTCGCATTCGCCGCTCCGGCGAACGCGGCCTCGATGGACACCTGGGACCAGGTGGCGGAGTGCGAGAGCGGCGGTGACTGGCACATCGACACCGGGAACGGCTACACCGGTGGCCTGCAGTTCAGCTCCTCGACCTGGAGCGGTTTCGGCGGCACCGAATACGCCTCCAACGCGAAGGCCGCCACCCGCGAACAGCAGATCGCCGTGGCCGAGCGCGTGCTCCAGGAGCAGGGCCCGGGCGCGTGGCCGGTGTGCTCCAAGGAAGCCGGCCTCACGAAGGGCGGTTTGGAGAACCAGGACCCCGCGGCCGGGGGTTCCGGATCGGCCCAGACGTCCGGCTCGGAATCCTCCGGTGAGGCCTCGGCGGGCGGACAGTCCGAGCAGGCGCCCTCCGGCGGCGGTGAGTACACCGTCCGTCCCGGCGACACGCTCGGCACCATCGCCGCGCAGCAGGGCACGAGCCCGCAGCAGTTGTTCGAGCAGAACTCGGACCAGCTGCAGGACCGGAACCTGATCTTCCCGGGGCAGCAGCTCGCGGTCTGA
- a CDS encoding ABC transporter ATP-binding protein, with protein sequence MATITFDKTTRRYPGTDRPAVDALDLDVVDGEFLVLVGPSGCGKSTSLRMLAGLEDVDDGAITIGGHDVTDLTPKDRDIAMVFQNYALYPHMTVGQNMGFALKIAGESKERIATRVQEAAVLLDLEEYLDRKPKVLSGGQRQRVAMGRAIVREPQVFLMDEPLSNLDAKLRVSTRTQIAALQRRLGVTTVYVTHDQVEAMTMGDRVAVLDAGILQQCASPRELYETPANAFVAGFIGSPAMNLTDCSVTDGGVEFGGAVVPVRREVLRSAGDETTVTLGFRPQALEQAVSGEPGVFEATVDLVEELGADAYAYCSVDVEAGGSREIVARVDPRAVPRTGQRVTFRVQEGQEHVFSVRTGERLTG encoded by the coding sequence ATGGCGACGATCACCTTCGACAAGACCACCCGGCGGTACCCCGGAACCGACCGGCCCGCGGTGGACGCGCTCGACCTCGACGTGGTCGACGGCGAGTTTCTCGTCCTCGTCGGCCCGTCCGGCTGCGGCAAGTCCACGAGCCTGCGGATGCTGGCGGGGCTGGAGGACGTCGACGACGGCGCCATCACCATCGGCGGCCACGACGTCACGGACCTCACGCCCAAGGACCGGGACATCGCGATGGTGTTCCAGAACTATGCTCTGTACCCGCACATGACGGTGGGACAGAACATGGGCTTCGCGCTGAAGATCGCAGGGGAGTCCAAGGAACGCATCGCGACGCGCGTGCAGGAAGCGGCCGTGCTGCTCGACCTCGAGGAGTACCTGGACCGCAAACCCAAGGTGCTCTCCGGCGGTCAGCGCCAGCGGGTCGCGATGGGGCGGGCCATCGTCCGTGAGCCGCAGGTGTTCCTCATGGACGAACCCCTGTCCAACTTGGACGCGAAGCTACGCGTGTCCACCCGGACGCAGATCGCCGCGCTGCAACGGCGTCTCGGGGTCACCACCGTCTACGTCACGCACGACCAGGTCGAGGCCATGACGATGGGCGACCGGGTGGCCGTGCTGGACGCGGGGATTCTCCAGCAGTGCGCGAGCCCGCGCGAGCTCTACGAGACTCCGGCGAACGCGTTCGTCGCGGGATTCATCGGATCGCCCGCGATGAACCTCACCGACTGCTCGGTGACCGACGGCGGCGTCGAGTTCGGCGGGGCCGTCGTCCCGGTGCGTCGTGAGGTGCTCCGATCAGCAGGCGACGAGACGACGGTGACGCTCGGTTTCCGGCCCCAGGCGTTGGAGCAGGCCGTCTCCGGCGAACCCGGCGTGTTCGAGGCGACCGTCGACCTCGTGGAAGAACTCGGCGCCGACGCGTACGCGTACTGCTCGGTCGACGTCGAAGCGGGTGGCAGCCGCGAGATCGTCGCGCGGGTCGACCCTCGTGCGGTCCCGCGGACCGGACAACGCGTCACCTTCCGAGTGCAGGAGGGGCAGGAACACGTGTTCTCCGTCCGGACCGGAGAACGCCTGACGGGGTGA